The following coding sequences lie in one Vibrio splendidus genomic window:
- the cobA gene encoding uroporphyrinogen-III C-methyltransferase, producing MSEVSSSNVKEVTKGLVSLVGAGPGDPDLLTLKAARVIQQADVVVYDRLVSRDILAMANADAEMLYVGKKLDHHCVPQDQINQLLVTKAQENKHVVRLKGGDSFIFGRGGEECETLAENGVRFEVVPGITAAAGATAYAGIPLTHRDHAQSVQFITGHLKKDGEDIDWRSLAQHNHTIVFYMGLKESPNIQKNLLDNGMRADMPVAIIENGTRQEQKVFRGGLSDLANLASVAKSPALIVVGSVAQLHEKLAWFNKQA from the coding sequence ATGTCAGAAGTATCGTCATCGAATGTTAAAGAAGTAACCAAAGGATTGGTTTCATTAGTAGGCGCGGGCCCTGGTGACCCAGACTTACTTACCCTAAAAGCGGCACGTGTTATCCAACAGGCTGATGTGGTCGTTTATGACCGCTTAGTATCTAGAGATATCTTGGCAATGGCTAATGCCGATGCAGAAATGCTGTATGTGGGGAAAAAGCTCGACCATCACTGTGTACCACAAGATCAGATCAACCAACTGCTGGTGACTAAAGCGCAAGAAAATAAACATGTTGTTCGCCTTAAAGGCGGTGACTCGTTTATCTTTGGTCGTGGTGGTGAAGAGTGCGAAACTCTGGCTGAAAATGGTGTGAGATTTGAAGTGGTACCCGGTATCACCGCAGCTGCAGGCGCGACCGCGTATGCGGGTATTCCGCTTACACATAGAGATCACGCACAAAGCGTTCAATTCATTACTGGTCATCTAAAGAAAGATGGTGAAGATATTGATTGGCGTTCGCTTGCTCAACACAATCACACGATCGTGTTTTACATGGGTTTAAAAGAGAGCCCGAACATTCAGAAAAACTTACTAGATAACGGTATGCGAGCAGACATGCCTGTTGCGATTATTGAAAATGGTACGCGCCAAGAACAGAAAGTGTTCCGTGGTGGTTTGAGTGACTTAGCCAACCTTGCGAGTGTCGCAAAAAGCCCAGCATTGATTGTGGTAGGTAGCGTTGCTCAGCTTCATGAAAAATTGGCTTGGTTTAACAAGCAAGCTTAA
- the nirD gene encoding nitrite reductase small subunit NirD, with amino-acid sequence MAFTKVCKIEDIIPGTGVCALVGGEQVAIFRPTKAEEVFAISNTDPFFQSNVLSRGLTVEHKGELWVASPLKKQRFNLATGVCMEDENFSVKAYKARITKGAVEISA; translated from the coding sequence ATGGCATTTACCAAAGTTTGTAAGATCGAAGATATTATTCCAGGTACCGGTGTTTGTGCATTGGTTGGTGGTGAGCAAGTTGCTATTTTCCGCCCAACTAAAGCTGAAGAAGTGTTCGCTATTAGTAATACTGACCCGTTTTTCCAATCAAACGTTTTATCTCGCGGTTTAACGGTTGAGCACAAAGGTGAGCTTTGGGTGGCGAGCCCACTTAAGAAACAACGCTTTAACCTAGCAACAGGTGTGTGCATGGAAGACGAGAACTTCAGCGTGAAAGCGTATAAAGCTCGAATTACCAAAGGTGCTGTTGAAATCTCAGCATAA
- a CDS encoding lipase family protein — protein sequence MKPLKRYQYERYAVLCNLAYPRVFRQTRYGFDPNGQRIIKNQFGKTMIRVLWSSDKDEVVVVIKGSHSVSDWLLTFALWTRSCKRIGLNYRVHAGFYHLMFQESQPGRNEDKLGQTVIERLEATLLPLLEQGKRISITGHSSGGSIGCVFADYLDQKYPGCIKRIVTFGQPAIGDWSFKKNYRLGKKTYRICCDIDIVTFMPPVPLLYWHVGKVLWLYNGRIYENTPTLIRLGRSIFSWLIRPFSYHLMSKYIRNKDFFDKH from the coding sequence GTGAAGCCACTAAAACGATACCAATATGAACGCTACGCCGTGCTCTGCAACCTCGCCTACCCTAGAGTATTTAGACAAACTCGTTATGGTTTTGATCCTAATGGACAGCGCATCATAAAGAATCAGTTTGGCAAAACCATGATTCGAGTCTTATGGAGCAGCGACAAAGATGAAGTCGTCGTGGTTATCAAGGGGTCACACAGCGTTTCTGACTGGCTACTCACTTTTGCACTATGGACCAGAAGCTGTAAAAGGATTGGGTTGAACTATCGGGTACACGCTGGCTTCTATCATCTTATGTTCCAAGAAAGCCAACCAGGTCGTAACGAAGACAAGCTTGGGCAAACCGTTATCGAACGCTTAGAAGCCACGCTCTTGCCTTTGTTAGAGCAAGGGAAAAGAATTTCTATTACTGGGCACTCTTCTGGTGGCTCTATTGGTTGTGTATTTGCTGACTACCTAGACCAAAAGTATCCAGGCTGTATCAAACGAATTGTGACTTTTGGACAACCTGCAATTGGTGATTGGAGTTTTAAAAAGAACTACCGTTTGGGCAAGAAAACCTACCGTATCTGTTGTGACATCGATATTGTCACCTTCATGCCGCCCGTGCCACTGCTGTATTGGCATGTAGGGAAAGTACTTTGGCTCTATAACGGCAGGATCTATGAAAACACACCGACGTTAATACGCCTTGGACGCTCAATTTTCAGTTGGTTGATCCGGCCTTTCTCTTATCACCTAATGAGCAAGTATATTCGTAACAAAGATTTCTTCGATAAGCACTGA
- a CDS encoding VirK/YbjX family protein encodes MTDHQMTMNKSIVHQSKTIYSEQFAENFHPIWIYRIKFIARALFYRKAFNYLANNIEESMLEILCTRSHRFLEKPFRPYIIKNNPAIDRSELVIEHYKTASKLISPTLMKQIYTDSIGLTLMTFEINEILYTVKLVYEERYQKEGDMSLVLHSQEDGNFYTISFILGNENGIRCIKIGGLQGPRSNETSNEKIKNLTRKLYGQRPKSLMVSLLSILAQIWDIETILAVKTQSHTFAAKRYKNGRIKTDYDALWIELGGTEYDRNFYSLSVDAPRRDIEGMSRSKRSMYRRRYEWLDNTKTTFKEALKYSYDE; translated from the coding sequence ATGACTGATCATCAAATGACCATGAACAAATCCATCGTTCATCAAAGCAAGACTATTTACTCGGAGCAGTTTGCAGAGAACTTTCACCCGATCTGGATTTACCGTATCAAGTTTATTGCGCGAGCGTTATTCTACAGAAAGGCATTCAACTACTTGGCTAATAACATTGAAGAGTCTATGTTAGAGATACTGTGTACACGCTCGCATCGCTTTTTGGAAAAACCTTTTCGCCCGTACATCATCAAAAACAACCCGGCTATCGATCGCTCAGAGCTTGTTATTGAGCATTACAAAACAGCATCAAAACTGATATCACCAACATTAATGAAACAGATCTATACAGATTCCATAGGGCTTACTCTTATGACCTTTGAGATTAATGAGATCTTATACACTGTGAAATTGGTATATGAAGAGCGCTATCAAAAAGAAGGCGATATGAGCTTAGTACTGCATAGCCAAGAGGACGGTAACTTCTACACAATCTCCTTTATTCTCGGGAATGAAAATGGGATCCGTTGCATTAAGATTGGCGGGTTGCAAGGTCCACGCAGTAACGAGACCAGCAACGAGAAGATAAAAAATCTGACTCGTAAACTTTATGGCCAACGTCCAAAAAGTCTAATGGTAAGTCTACTGAGTATCCTTGCACAGATCTGGGATATAGAGACCATTCTTGCGGTGAAGACACAGTCTCACACTTTTGCGGCTAAACGCTATAAAAATGGGCGAATTAAGACTGACTACGACGCATTATGGATTGAACTGGGCGGCACCGAATACGACCGTAACTTCTATTCGCTTAGCGTTGATGCACCACGCCGCGACATCGAAGGTATGTCTCGCTCTAAACGTTCTATGTACCGCCGCCGTTATGAATGGTTAGACAACACCAAAACGACATTCAAAGAAGCATTAAAATACTCTTATGACGAGTGA
- a CDS encoding formate/nitrite transporter family protein, which yields MSPDFKPAEFVQTMIDVGEAKTKTSTRDLLIRSTMAGIILSLAVVVAITTIVQTGIGIVGALVFPVGFVILSVMGYDLVTGVFGLAPLAKFDNRPGVTWGRVLRCWGIVGLGNLIGSLIVAVLVAISLTGNFSLDPNAVAQKFIAVSTARSLGFENMGMDGWITCFVRGIFCNLMVCLGVIGNMTARTVSGRVAMMWFPIFIFFALVFEHTVVNMFLFPLGMILGADFGIATWLNFNLIPTILGNIVGGLFLTCVPLFLTHARTAPSLGAK from the coding sequence ATGTCTCCTGATTTTAAACCAGCTGAATTCGTTCAAACGATGATCGATGTGGGTGAAGCGAAAACGAAAACAAGTACTCGCGATCTTCTGATTCGAAGCACAATGGCAGGCATCATTCTTTCTCTTGCTGTTGTTGTGGCAATTACGACTATCGTGCAAACAGGCATTGGTATTGTTGGCGCTCTTGTGTTCCCAGTGGGCTTCGTTATTCTAAGTGTTATGGGCTACGACCTAGTAACGGGTGTATTTGGCCTTGCTCCTTTAGCGAAATTCGATAACCGCCCAGGTGTGACTTGGGGGCGTGTTCTACGTTGTTGGGGTATTGTTGGCCTTGGTAACCTCATCGGTTCTCTAATCGTTGCGGTACTGGTTGCTATCTCATTAACGGGTAACTTCTCTTTAGATCCAAACGCAGTAGCACAAAAGTTCATCGCGGTTTCTACAGCTCGTAGCCTAGGTTTTGAAAACATGGGTATGGACGGATGGATCACGTGTTTCGTACGCGGTATCTTCTGTAACCTAATGGTATGTCTAGGCGTGATTGGTAACATGACAGCACGTACTGTGTCTGGTCGTGTAGCAATGATGTGGTTCCCAATCTTTATCTTCTTCGCATTAGTATTCGAGCATACAGTAGTAAACATGTTCCTATTCCCACTAGGTATGATTCTAGGCGCTGATTTCGGTATCGCGACATGGTTGAACTTCAACCTTATCCCTACAATCCTTGGTAACATCGTAGGTGGCCTTTTCTTAACATGTGTTCCTTTGTTCCTAACACACGCAAGAACAGCTCCTTCTCTAGGTGCTAAGTAA
- the nirB gene encoding nitrite reductase large subunit NirB, with protein sequence MSKMKLVVIGNGMVGHRYIEDLVEKTDVANMDITVFCEEPRVAYDRVHLSSYFSHHTADELSLVKEGFYEKNGINMLIGERAINVNREKKTVYSSTGREIQYDKLVLATGSFPFVPPIKGNEGKDCFVYRTIEDLKAIEATAKNSKSGVVVGGGLLGLEAAGALKALGVTTHVVEFAPKLMAEQLDLAGGNQLRQKIERMGVNVHTSKNTLEIAPEGTEARNVMRFADGTELETDFIVFSAGIRPQDKLARQMGLGIAPRGGIEINDYCQTTDKDIYAIGECASWNQTFYGLVAPGYKMATVAVDHVVGNESTFEGADMSAKLKLLGVKVGSIGDANGRTPGCKSYVYQNEEQEVYKRLIVSEDNKKLLGAVMVGDTSDYGDLLQLMLNEIDLPEHPDALILPAHAGGEKPTLGADSLPETAVICSCFDVTKGKIAQAVAEGHHTIGDIKAVTGAGTGCGGCIPLVTSVLNAELAKAGVEVKNDVCEHFAYSRQELFHLIRIEEIKTFDELLEKYGKGYGCEICKPLAGSILASCWGEHILKPELVKLHDTNDNFLGNIQKDGTYSVIPRMAGGEVTPQALSVLADVAAEYNLYTKITGAQRIGLFGAQKDDLPAIWKKLIAAGYETGQAYAKALRMAKTCVGSTWCRYGVQDSVGLGVMIENRYKGIRTPHKMKFGVSGCTRECAEAQGKDLGIIATDAGWNMYVCGNGGMKPRHADLLASDLDQETLLKYIDRFMMFYIRTAAPLQRTSVWMDNLEGGVDYLREVIVDNKLGINDQLEADVAGLVGNFACEWTDTINDEAQLKRFSHFINADDRDENVVFVNDGREQHRPATFTEKHPEAKGDILHVELV encoded by the coding sequence ATGAGCAAGATGAAGCTAGTCGTAATCGGTAACGGGATGGTCGGTCATCGCTATATCGAAGATTTAGTCGAGAAGACAGATGTTGCGAACATGGACATTACGGTGTTCTGTGAAGAACCACGTGTTGCGTATGACCGTGTGCACCTTTCTTCTTACTTTTCACACCACACTGCAGACGAACTTTCTTTAGTTAAAGAGGGCTTCTACGAGAAAAACGGCATAAACATGCTGATCGGTGAACGTGCAATCAACGTTAACCGTGAGAAAAAAACGGTTTACTCAAGCACTGGCCGTGAAATCCAATACGACAAACTTGTTCTTGCTACTGGTTCTTTCCCTTTCGTTCCGCCAATTAAAGGCAACGAAGGTAAAGACTGTTTTGTTTACCGCACAATCGAAGATCTAAAAGCTATTGAAGCAACCGCTAAGAATTCTAAGTCTGGTGTTGTTGTTGGTGGCGGTTTACTAGGTCTTGAAGCGGCTGGTGCACTAAAAGCACTTGGCGTGACAACACACGTTGTTGAGTTTGCTCCTAAGCTAATGGCTGAGCAACTTGACCTAGCGGGTGGTAACCAACTTCGTCAAAAAATCGAACGTATGGGCGTAAACGTACATACAAGCAAGAACACGCTTGAGATTGCTCCTGAAGGCACTGAAGCTCGTAACGTGATGCGTTTTGCAGACGGAACAGAGCTCGAAACAGATTTCATCGTATTCTCTGCTGGTATTCGTCCACAAGACAAACTTGCTCGTCAAATGGGCTTGGGTATCGCACCTCGTGGCGGTATCGAGATTAATGATTACTGTCAAACGACGGATAAAGACATCTATGCGATTGGTGAGTGTGCGTCTTGGAACCAAACGTTCTACGGCCTTGTTGCTCCGGGTTACAAAATGGCGACCGTTGCTGTTGACCACGTTGTTGGTAACGAAAGCACATTTGAAGGTGCTGACATGTCTGCGAAGCTTAAGCTTCTGGGCGTGAAAGTAGGTTCAATCGGTGATGCAAACGGTCGTACTCCTGGTTGTAAAAGCTACGTTTACCAAAACGAAGAGCAAGAAGTTTACAAACGCTTAATCGTTTCTGAAGACAACAAGAAACTGCTTGGCGCAGTAATGGTTGGCGATACTTCTGATTACGGTGACCTTCTTCAACTTATGTTGAACGAAATTGACCTACCAGAACATCCAGATGCATTGATTCTTCCAGCACACGCTGGCGGTGAAAAACCAACGCTTGGCGCTGACTCCTTACCGGAAACTGCAGTTATCTGTTCTTGTTTCGACGTAACCAAAGGCAAGATCGCTCAAGCTGTTGCTGAAGGTCACCACACCATTGGTGATATCAAAGCAGTGACTGGCGCAGGTACAGGTTGTGGTGGTTGTATTCCACTTGTGACTTCTGTGCTAAACGCTGAACTTGCTAAAGCGGGTGTGGAAGTGAAGAACGACGTTTGTGAGCACTTTGCTTACTCTCGCCAAGAGCTTTTCCACCTAATCCGCATCGAAGAAATCAAAACATTCGACGAGCTACTTGAGAAGTACGGTAAAGGCTACGGCTGTGAAATCTGTAAGCCTCTAGCGGGTTCTATCCTTGCTTCTTGCTGGGGTGAGCACATCCTTAAGCCTGAGCTAGTAAAACTGCACGATACCAACGACAACTTCTTAGGTAACATTCAGAAAGATGGTACTTACTCGGTTATCCCTCGCATGGCGGGTGGCGAAGTAACGCCTCAAGCTCTAAGCGTTCTTGCGGATGTTGCAGCTGAATACAACCTATATACGAAGATCACTGGTGCACAACGTATCGGTCTATTCGGTGCTCAGAAAGATGACTTACCAGCAATCTGGAAGAAGTTAATCGCAGCCGGTTACGAAACGGGTCAAGCTTACGCAAAAGCACTTCGTATGGCTAAGACATGTGTCGGTTCAACTTGGTGTCGTTACGGCGTTCAAGATTCAGTTGGCCTAGGCGTGATGATCGAGAACCGTTACAAAGGCATCCGTACTCCTCATAAGATGAAGTTCGGTGTGTCTGGCTGTACTCGTGAGTGTGCTGAAGCTCAAGGTAAAGATTTAGGTATTATCGCAACGGACGCTGGTTGGAACATGTATGTGTGTGGCAACGGTGGTATGAAGCCTCGTCACGCAGATTTATTGGCAAGCGATCTAGACCAAGAAACACTGCTGAAATACATCGATCGTTTCATGATGTTCTACATCCGTACGGCTGCGCCACTACAACGTACTTCGGTATGGATGGATAACCTAGAAGGCGGCGTTGACTACCTACGTGAAGTGATTGTAGATAATAAACTTGGCATCAACGACCAGCTCGAAGCTGACGTCGCTGGCCTAGTGGGTAACTTTGCTTGTGAGTGGACTGACACTATCAACGATGAAGCTCAACTTAAGCGCTTCTCACACTTCATCAATGCTGATGACCGTGATGAAAACGTTGTGTTTGTTAACGATGGCCGTGAACAACACCGCCCAGCAACATTTACAGAAAAACACCCAGAAGCGAAGGGCGACATCCTTCACGTTGAACTGGTTTAA
- the viaA gene encoding ATPase RavA stimulator ViaA encodes MLGADGLNLALMVADSGIIDTAMNDLIARSQVMMAAENKGVKTSVKNHLVKWRGKVKKRVTKVCETDRFQEEIALYQEVIYWDEPQFFDEIDSVIKKLEWHSAFYLQARRLMENNKGVYNAMFPHYFCDQWYQSLSDAIKQAQVTELETSKEKVLADLYQRMETMKNMDKVTESGDEGSVGRLWDMASAKLSKTDLTVMKRHAEFLNKHKGLQEIAEKLGRMAGLEDDPSLHKAPVEELQMVEEKSDEAVDDIVGIHESDDLNKMLPNETMFLAYPELEVIFYKHLADKRLLSYRSQGKSRTLRKVKAQKPDSKSVDIEKGPFIVCVDASGSMSGFPEQSAKAMAYALMQIALAEERDCYVILFSSEHITYELTRQDGLREASDFLSYSFHGGTDLEPVLMKSIDLMMGDKYKNADLIVLSDFIAPKQSDEMIAQVEKLKTHKNRFHAVSLSKYGNPQLMTMFDHCWSYHPSLVGRFMKKW; translated from the coding sequence ATGTTAGGAGCAGACGGCTTAAACCTCGCTTTGATGGTGGCTGACTCAGGAATCATTGATACAGCGATGAATGATCTCATCGCTCGTTCTCAAGTCATGATGGCTGCTGAGAACAAGGGCGTGAAAACGTCGGTCAAAAACCATTTGGTTAAGTGGCGCGGTAAAGTAAAAAAACGCGTCACTAAAGTGTGTGAAACCGATCGTTTCCAGGAAGAAATTGCATTGTACCAAGAGGTTATCTACTGGGATGAACCTCAGTTTTTTGATGAGATTGACAGTGTCATCAAAAAATTGGAGTGGCACTCAGCGTTCTACCTTCAAGCAAGACGTTTAATGGAAAACAACAAAGGCGTTTATAACGCAATGTTTCCACACTACTTTTGCGACCAGTGGTATCAATCGCTTTCAGACGCGATTAAGCAAGCTCAAGTAACCGAACTTGAAACAAGCAAAGAAAAAGTCTTAGCTGACCTTTATCAACGCATGGAAACCATGAAAAACATGGATAAAGTGACGGAGTCGGGTGATGAAGGGAGTGTAGGGCGCTTGTGGGACATGGCTTCGGCTAAGTTGAGTAAAACCGACCTAACGGTAATGAAGCGTCATGCGGAGTTTCTAAATAAGCACAAAGGCCTTCAAGAAATTGCTGAAAAACTCGGTCGCATGGCTGGTTTAGAAGATGATCCTTCTCTGCACAAAGCCCCTGTAGAAGAACTACAGATGGTTGAAGAGAAGAGCGATGAGGCAGTCGATGATATTGTTGGGATCCATGAAAGTGATGACCTCAACAAGATGCTGCCGAATGAGACCATGTTCTTAGCGTACCCAGAGCTTGAGGTTATCTTCTATAAACACTTGGCTGATAAGCGTTTGCTTAGCTATCGTTCGCAAGGTAAATCTCGAACGCTACGTAAGGTGAAAGCTCAAAAGCCAGACAGCAAATCGGTGGACATTGAAAAAGGTCCATTTATTGTTTGTGTTGATGCTTCGGGGTCAATGAGTGGTTTCCCAGAACAGTCGGCAAAAGCGATGGCTTATGCCTTGATGCAAATCGCCTTAGCTGAAGAACGCGACTGTTATGTGATTTTGTTCTCTTCAGAACACATTACTTATGAATTGACGCGACAAGACGGCCTACGTGAAGCCAGTGACTTCCTAAGTTACTCATTCCACGGCGGGACAGACCTTGAGCCAGTGCTAATGAAGTCGATAGATTTGATGATGGGCGACAAGTACAAGAATGCTGATTTGATCGTTCTTTCTGACTTTATCGCACCAAAGCAGTCTGATGAAATGATTGCTCAAGTCGAGAAACTTAAAACGCACAAAAACCGTTTCCATGCAGTTAGTCTTTCTAAGTATGGTAACCCTCAACTTATGACCATGTTTGATCACTGTTGGTCGTATCATCCAAGCCTCGTTGGCCGCTTCATGAAAAAGTGGTAG
- a CDS encoding methyl-accepting chemotaxis protein yields the protein MVFSVVLAIAVTSAILLFMGYKTFQTNSWQAIESESRNTLQAHAKGISDWFYDKKQAVHGLKQQVQLNPSIDIVPHLRQTLVSGGFGLSYYGNKQGEMFRHDPSLNKAGYDPRVRGWYKQTLAENRAVTTKPYVSVTMQTLVVTLTDPVTENGSIIGVVASNLALDKLIEDVLAIQVPGNGRAILIDKQGTVVAHQNKDFILKEVKEIAPELSVSGLNSAAQNLTTIFTQVDGAERVIMAEPIKGTDWLLVIEMDKDVLEQPLFDMLISQITTGLIVLIVMAVATSWFVARQLVELGRVSEALADIAEGEGDLTQRLQVSSQDEVGQLADKFNVFVDRLHQMMQNVTQVSTAMNSGAEHANTSAMKRSDSVSRQQDEITMVATAVTEMATATAEIATNAESTAKSATHSVELSEQGFQQMAKSQSSINELATELTSAVSIISELEEHGQQIASILATIREIAEQTNLLALNAAIEAARAGEQGRGFAVVADEVRVLSQRTHASTEEIEDKIKRLQQATNGAVKVMTQSHDMAKTSVHDVDMAGESLAQIREAIQMISDMATQIASAAEEQSLVTAEINANTESVREVSDVMALDATDAVSQADQLSHLANDLKQELSRFKL from the coding sequence ATGGTTTTCTCTGTAGTTTTGGCGATTGCTGTTACATCTGCCATTCTTCTTTTCATGGGTTATAAGACTTTTCAAACAAACAGCTGGCAAGCAATAGAAAGTGAAAGCCGCAATACGCTTCAAGCTCATGCAAAAGGCATCAGCGACTGGTTTTACGATAAGAAGCAAGCAGTACACGGACTTAAGCAACAAGTACAGCTTAACCCTTCAATAGATATCGTTCCTCATTTACGTCAAACCTTGGTATCTGGTGGGTTTGGATTGAGCTACTACGGTAACAAACAAGGTGAGATGTTTCGCCATGATCCTTCATTGAATAAAGCGGGTTACGACCCAAGAGTCCGAGGTTGGTATAAACAAACATTGGCTGAAAATCGAGCTGTGACAACAAAGCCGTATGTGAGTGTGACGATGCAAACCTTGGTGGTGACACTGACCGATCCTGTGACCGAAAATGGTTCAATCATCGGTGTTGTGGCATCTAATCTTGCGTTAGACAAGCTAATTGAAGATGTGTTGGCTATTCAGGTTCCAGGTAATGGACGAGCGATACTAATTGATAAGCAAGGCACGGTCGTTGCTCATCAAAATAAAGATTTCATCCTTAAGGAAGTCAAAGAGATAGCACCTGAATTAAGTGTTTCTGGATTAAACAGTGCTGCGCAGAACTTGACGACGATCTTTACGCAAGTGGATGGTGCCGAGCGAGTCATCATGGCTGAGCCAATTAAAGGCACTGACTGGTTACTTGTGATTGAAATGGATAAAGACGTACTAGAGCAGCCCCTGTTCGATATGTTGATTAGCCAAATTACCACAGGTTTGATTGTATTGATCGTTATGGCTGTAGCAACCTCATGGTTTGTGGCTCGTCAATTAGTTGAACTGGGTCGAGTGAGTGAAGCATTAGCTGATATTGCGGAAGGGGAAGGCGATCTCACCCAAAGACTACAAGTGTCGAGCCAAGATGAGGTGGGTCAACTTGCCGATAAATTTAATGTCTTCGTTGATCGACTCCATCAAATGATGCAAAACGTCACTCAAGTTTCTACCGCGATGAACAGCGGTGCCGAGCATGCTAATACCAGTGCGATGAAGCGCAGTGATAGTGTAAGCAGACAACAAGATGAGATCACTATGGTAGCAACGGCTGTGACAGAAATGGCGACAGCAACAGCCGAAATCGCCACGAATGCTGAGAGTACGGCCAAAAGTGCGACTCATTCGGTGGAGTTGAGCGAGCAAGGTTTCCAACAGATGGCCAAAAGCCAATCATCGATCAATGAACTTGCTACTGAGCTAACAAGCGCTGTGTCTATCATCAGCGAGCTTGAAGAGCATGGTCAACAAATCGCGTCTATCTTAGCGACGATTCGTGAAATAGCGGAGCAAACTAACTTACTCGCGCTCAATGCGGCCATTGAAGCGGCTAGGGCAGGCGAACAAGGCAGAGGTTTTGCTGTGGTGGCTGACGAGGTTCGTGTGCTTTCTCAACGTACTCATGCTTCAACAGAAGAGATCGAAGACAAGATCAAACGCTTACAACAAGCGACCAATGGTGCGGTGAAAGTGATGACACAAAGCCATGATATGGCGAAAACAAGCGTACATGACGTGGACATGGCCGGAGAGAGCCTAGCTCAAATCCGTGAAGCGATTCAGATGATCAGTGATATGGCGACTCAGATTGCTTCTGCCGCTGAGGAACAATCTTTAGTTACCGCGGAAATCAATGCGAATACTGAGTCTGTTCGTGAAGTTAGTGATGTGATGGCGCTTGATGCGACAGATGCAGTTTCGCAAGCCGATCAGCTCAGCCACTTAGCTAACGATCTCAAACAGGAACTATCAAGATTTAAACTTTAA